One Cylindrospermum stagnale PCC 7417 DNA segment encodes these proteins:
- a CDS encoding condensation domain-containing protein, with translation MKPIEEFLSYLDDLDIRLWIDEVNGSPAQDVHLHCNAPKGALIPDIRAELAERKDEIIAFLQKTSLVSTFTLELIQPISRNGTIPLSLNQQRLWFLHQIEGGSTTYNEFFAVSIKGLLQISHLEQSLQEIIQRHEVLRTTFPNQDGYPIQAIAPSLAITLPIVNLQALPKVEQSALIQQLSKQVQRPFDLANGPLLRFTLVQLEREFYVFLLCIHHIVYDAWSIGVFIQELSSLYKASCAGVPSSLPKLLIQYADFAVWQRQWLSGEVLKTQLSYWLSQLHDAPSQLQLPTDRPRPSVQTYQGTTQNFSLNTELTQKLQSLSRESGTTLFMTLLAAFATLLYRYSGESDILIGSPIANRNRSEIESLIGFL, from the coding sequence ATGAAACCCATAGAAGAATTTCTGTCGTATTTAGATGACTTAGATATTAGACTTTGGATTGATGAAGTTAACGGCTCTCCTGCACAAGATGTTCACCTGCACTGTAATGCCCCTAAAGGAGCACTAATACCAGACATACGTGCTGAGTTAGCTGAACGTAAAGATGAAATTATCGCGTTTCTGCAAAAGACCAGTCTCGTCTCAACTTTCACTCTTGAACTTATTCAACCCATTTCAAGGAACGGAACTATCCCTTTGTCGTTGAATCAGCAAAGATTGTGGTTTCTACACCAAATTGAGGGAGGAAGTACTACCTATAACGAGTTTTTTGCCGTAAGCATTAAGGGTTTGCTTCAGATTAGTCATTTAGAGCAGAGCTTGCAAGAAATTATACAGCGCCATGAAGTTCTACGCACCACTTTTCCCAATCAGGATGGCTATCCTATTCAGGCGATCGCTCCTAGTTTGGCAATAACCTTACCAATTGTAAACTTGCAAGCATTGCCAAAAGTTGAGCAGTCTGCTCTCATACAACAGTTATCTAAACAAGTTCAACGACCCTTTGACCTAGCCAATGGTCCGTTGTTGCGATTTACTTTGGTGCAACTAGAGAGAGAGTTTTATGTATTCCTACTTTGTATACACCACATTGTTTATGATGCTTGGTCAATAGGGGTATTCATTCAAGAACTATCTAGTTTATATAAAGCGAGTTGTGCTGGAGTTCCATCCTCTTTACCAAAATTACTTATCCAGTATGCCGACTTTGCAGTTTGGCAGAGACAATGGTTGAGTGGAGAAGTCCTAAAAACTCAACTAAGTTACTGGCTTTCTCAATTGCATGATGCTCCATCCCAATTACAATTACCTACTGACCGTCCTCGTCCAAGTGTGCAAACTTACCAGGGTACTACCCAAAATTTTAGTTTAAATACTGAACTAACACAGAAGTTGCAAAGCCTGTCTCGGGAATCGGGTACAACCTTATTTATGACCCTGCTGGCAGCGTTTGCCACTTTACTATATCGTTACAGTGGTGAATCAGATATTTTAATTGGTTCACCAATTGCTAATCGTAACCGCAGTGAAATAGAGTCACTGATTGGCTTTTTGTGA
- a CDS encoding type I polyketide synthase yields MYNLETQDSLEPIAIIGMTGRFPGANNVDKFWQNLVNGVESITFFTDEELIASGVDPALLNSPNYVKAKGVLEDIEMFDALFFGFTAKEAELMDPQHRLFLECAWEALENAGYDSEVYDGRIGVYAGAGLNIYLARNLISNHDLIESAGNLQVSIGNDKDYVPTRVSYKLNLTGPSINVNTACSTSLVTVHLACQSLLNYQCDMALAGGVSIYTPQKEGYVYQNGGIASPDGHCRAFDARAQGTVDGNGVGIVVLKRLEDALANGDYIYAVIKGSAINNDGSLKVGYTAPSESGQAAVISEALAVAGIEAEDISYIETHGTGTTLGDPIEIAALTQAFQTSTQKKGFCAIGSVKTNIGHLDAAAGVAGLIKTTLALKHKLLLPSLNFEKPSPNIDFANSRFYVNTTLSKWTTDGTPCRAGVSSFGIGGTNAHIVLEEAPVDQTQDVAFQHSRPWQVLSLSAKTSSALDEMTANLAAYLKQHPDLNFADVAYTLAVGRRAFEHRRIVVCQKLNEAGNALELVDPQRVFTSFQELKERSVVFMFSGQGSQYVNMGRELYQTEPTFRKHIDLCLEILKPHLGFDLQSVLYPQEELAQEAAQQLKQTAIAQPALFAIAYSLAQLWMSWGVHPKAMIGHSIGEYVAATLAGVLSLKDALALVASRGQLMQQLPTGGMLAIHLPEKEVQALLNVEILHTTSLQIAAINGQCLCVVSGCTDDVETLQNQLAEKSVNYRRLHTSHAFHSEMMDTILEPFTFAVKKVTLNPPQIPYLSNVTGTWIAASQATDPNYWAKHLRSCVRFSEGLQQLLKEPEQILLEVGPGRTLSTLATQHSDKTAKQVVLNSLRHPQDRQSDVGFLLTILGKLWLFGVKVNWSGFYSHQKRLRVPLPTYPFERQRYWIEPQKQLDHNRESQVSLGKKPDVADWFYLPYWKASIPPVSLADEELVERKSSWLVFIDDCGLGSQIVERLERDDCDVISVKVAAEFTQQSDRTYTLNPQQADDYNTLVRQISAQREFPNTIVHLWSVTKNSQTISILEGVDKAQDLGLHSLIFLAQALGKHNVIHEIQLTAISNNVQPVTTEEELCPEKATILGAIKIIPQEYSSISCRSIDIVLPKSGTRNECKLIDQLLNELQAKSSDLFIAYRGLHRWVQTFEPVRLNKPSETKLRLREQGVYLITGGLGGVGFTLGEHLAKSLQAKLILLGRSAFPAPEKWAEWLATQGEDNDISRKIRKIQELEQLGAEILVVSADVANEEQMQAVIAKAQQRFGSINGVIHTAAVVDYAGVIQRRVKEMTESVLAPKVRGTLVLSKLLEHVEIDFLILCSSVGVVLYKTKFGEVSYVAANEFLDVFSYYNTCKNGTFTVSINWDDWQEVGMSVEAVKNAVKRNFNIIEEKYLQNALLPSEGADVFMRILNSSFPQVTVSTEDLTTRIKLNDSFSKISFESLEKVTISKTAHPRPELSNVYVAPHNELEQTISEIWQQQLGIEKVGIYDNFFELGGHSLLATQVISRIREAVQIELSLNNLFEEPTVAGISAIVEKKLLTTQKQQITNSDIVGEREEIKL; encoded by the coding sequence ATGTATAATTTGGAAACTCAGGACTCTTTAGAACCTATAGCCATAATTGGCATGACTGGTCGTTTTCCAGGAGCTAACAACGTTGATAAATTTTGGCAAAATTTAGTCAACGGTGTAGAGTCAATTACATTCTTCACGGATGAAGAACTCATCGCTTCAGGTGTAGACCCGGCTTTACTAAATTCTCCTAACTATGTCAAAGCCAAAGGAGTGTTGGAAGACATCGAAATGTTTGACGCTCTATTCTTTGGCTTTACAGCCAAGGAAGCTGAATTGATGGATCCCCAGCACCGCCTTTTCCTAGAGTGTGCTTGGGAAGCTCTTGAAAATGCTGGTTATGACTCTGAAGTATACGACGGTCGAATTGGTGTTTACGCTGGTGCTGGTTTGAATATTTACCTGGCAAGAAACTTAATTTCAAACCACGACCTCATCGAATCAGCAGGCAATTTACAAGTTTCAATTGGCAATGATAAAGATTATGTGCCTACACGGGTTTCTTATAAATTGAACCTGACAGGACCCAGTATTAACGTTAACACTGCCTGTTCTACTTCGTTGGTTACTGTTCATTTGGCGTGCCAAAGCTTGCTAAATTATCAATGCGATATGGCACTGGCAGGTGGTGTTTCCATCTACACTCCACAAAAAGAAGGTTATGTTTACCAAAACGGCGGTATTGCCTCTCCTGACGGACACTGCCGAGCTTTTGATGCTCGTGCTCAGGGAACTGTCGATGGCAATGGTGTAGGCATTGTGGTGCTGAAGAGGTTAGAGGATGCTTTGGCAAATGGTGACTACATTTATGCAGTTATCAAAGGCTCTGCTATTAATAACGACGGTTCGTTAAAAGTTGGCTACACGGCTCCAAGCGAGTCCGGTCAGGCGGCAGTAATTTCAGAGGCTCTAGCAGTAGCAGGGATTGAGGCTGAGGACATTTCGTATATAGAAACGCACGGAACTGGAACAACTCTTGGAGATCCGATTGAAATTGCAGCACTGACCCAAGCTTTTCAAACTAGTACTCAGAAAAAGGGCTTCTGTGCTATCGGTTCAGTAAAAACCAATATCGGACATCTTGATGCAGCCGCTGGAGTGGCGGGTCTAATCAAAACTACCTTAGCGCTGAAGCATAAGTTGCTGCTTCCTAGCCTGAACTTTGAAAAACCATCACCCAATATTGATTTTGCCAATAGTCGATTTTACGTCAATACAACGCTGTCCAAATGGACAACAGACGGGACACCCTGCCGTGCTGGGGTCAGTTCTTTTGGCATCGGGGGTACTAATGCCCATATTGTCTTAGAAGAAGCACCTGTTGACCAGACGCAAGATGTGGCGTTTCAACATTCTAGACCTTGGCAAGTACTATCGCTGTCTGCTAAAACCAGTTCTGCACTGGATGAAATGACTGCAAACTTAGCTGCGTACTTAAAACAGCATCCCGATCTTAACTTTGCTGATGTAGCTTATACGCTTGCTGTTGGCCGTAGAGCTTTCGAGCACCGACGGATTGTAGTTTGCCAAAAGCTTAATGAAGCTGGAAACGCATTGGAGTTAGTCGATCCGCAACGAGTTTTTACAAGCTTTCAGGAACTCAAAGAGCGGTCTGTGGTATTTATGTTTTCAGGGCAGGGTTCTCAGTATGTGAATATGGGGCGCGAACTCTACCAGACTGAACCGACATTTCGCAAGCACATCGATCTGTGTTTAGAAATCCTCAAGCCTCATTTAGGATTTGACCTGCAATCTGTATTGTATCCTCAAGAGGAATTAGCACAAGAAGCAGCACAACAACTTAAACAGACAGCTATTGCACAGCCAGCTTTGTTTGCGATCGCGTACTCTCTAGCTCAACTCTGGATGTCTTGGGGCGTGCATCCAAAAGCAATGATTGGTCACAGTATCGGTGAATATGTAGCAGCAACTCTAGCTGGTGTTCTATCTTTAAAAGATGCCTTAGCCTTAGTAGCTTCACGAGGGCAGCTGATGCAACAACTGCCAACAGGGGGAATGCTTGCTATCCATCTTCCAGAAAAAGAGGTGCAAGCGCTTCTAAATGTAGAGATATTGCATACAACGTCTCTACAAATTGCTGCCATTAACGGACAATGCCTTTGTGTGGTTTCAGGCTGCACGGATGATGTGGAGACATTGCAGAACCAGCTTGCAGAAAAAAGCGTAAACTACCGACGTCTGCATACCTCCCATGCTTTCCATTCTGAGATGATGGATACTATTTTGGAACCTTTCACTTTTGCAGTCAAAAAAGTAACTCTCAATCCCCCACAAATTCCCTACTTGTCCAATGTCACTGGCACCTGGATTGCAGCTTCCCAGGCAACAGATCCAAATTATTGGGCAAAGCATTTGCGCTCTTGTGTGCGCTTTTCAGAAGGACTGCAACAGTTGTTGAAAGAACCTGAGCAAATCCTGCTAGAGGTTGGTCCTGGAAGAACGTTAAGTACATTAGCCACACAGCATTCAGATAAGACAGCGAAGCAAGTTGTGCTAAATTCGTTACGTCATCCGCAAGACCGTCAATCTGATGTAGGGTTTTTACTCACTATATTAGGCAAGCTATGGCTTTTTGGCGTAAAGGTAAATTGGTCTGGATTTTATAGCCACCAAAAACGTCTTCGCGTTCCCTTACCTACATATCCTTTTGAACGTCAGCGTTATTGGATTGAACCTCAAAAACAGTTAGATCATAACCGTGAATCTCAGGTATCACTGGGCAAAAAACCAGATGTCGCTGACTGGTTTTACTTACCTTATTGGAAAGCATCTATACCACCAGTGTCTCTTGCAGATGAAGAGTTAGTGGAAAGGAAATCATCCTGGTTAGTGTTTATTGATGATTGCGGTTTGGGTTCTCAAATTGTAGAACGATTAGAACGCGATGATTGTGATGTTATTAGTGTTAAAGTTGCAGCAGAGTTTACTCAGCAGAGCGATCGCACATATACTCTGAACCCTCAACAAGCTGATGACTACAATACTTTAGTCAGACAAATTTCAGCGCAAAGAGAATTCCCAAACACAATTGTTCATTTGTGGAGTGTCACAAAGAACAGCCAAACAATATCAATACTTGAAGGAGTTGACAAAGCTCAAGATTTAGGGCTGCACAGTCTTATCTTTTTAGCGCAGGCACTTGGGAAACACAATGTTATACATGAGATTCAACTGACTGCTATTTCAAATAATGTACAGCCAGTAACTACAGAAGAGGAACTGTGTCCGGAGAAAGCGACCATTTTGGGAGCAATTAAGATCATTCCGCAAGAATACTCCTCAATTAGCTGTCGTAGCATTGATATTGTCCTTCCCAAATCAGGAACTAGAAATGAATGCAAGCTCATAGACCAGCTACTCAATGAACTACAAGCAAAATCCTCCGACCTGTTTATTGCCTACCGTGGTCTTCACCGTTGGGTACAAACTTTTGAACCAGTTCGATTGAATAAGCCAAGTGAAACAAAGCTCAGGTTAAGGGAACAAGGAGTCTACTTAATTACAGGTGGTCTTGGAGGTGTTGGATTTACACTGGGGGAACATCTGGCGAAGAGTTTACAAGCCAAATTAATTCTGTTAGGTCGTTCAGCTTTTCCGGCACCAGAGAAATGGGCTGAATGGCTTGCTACTCAAGGTGAAGATAATGATATCAGCCGCAAGATTCGGAAAATTCAAGAACTCGAACAATTAGGGGCAGAGATTTTAGTTGTCAGCGCCGATGTAGCTAATGAAGAACAAATGCAAGCAGTGATCGCCAAGGCTCAACAGCGGTTTGGTTCAATAAATGGTGTTATACATACTGCTGCGGTTGTTGATTATGCAGGTGTTATTCAAAGAAGAGTAAAAGAAATGACAGAAAGTGTTCTAGCACCCAAAGTGAGGGGTACATTGGTACTCAGTAAGCTATTAGAACATGTTGAAATAGATTTTTTGATTCTTTGTTCATCTGTGGGTGTTGTATTATATAAAACAAAATTTGGTGAGGTTAGCTATGTTGCTGCCAACGAATTTCTTGATGTTTTTTCTTATTACAACACTTGTAAAAATGGAACTTTCACAGTTAGTATTAACTGGGATGATTGGCAAGAGGTTGGAATGTCAGTAGAGGCAGTTAAAAACGCTGTCAAAAGAAATTTCAATATTATTGAAGAAAAATACCTCCAGAATGCACTACTTCCTTCAGAGGGAGCCGATGTTTTTATGCGTATTTTGAATAGTTCATTCCCCCAGGTTACAGTATCAACTGAAGATTTAACGACTAGAATTAAGCTAAATGATTCCTTTTCAAAAATCTCTTTTGAAAGCTTAGAAAAAGTTACTATATCCAAAACCGCACACCCACGACCTGAACTTAGTAATGTTTATGTTGCTCCCCACAATGAACTTGAGCAAACTATTAGCGAAATCTGGCAACAACAACTTGGTATTGAAAAAGTGGGTATCTACGATAACTTTTTCGAACTAGGAGGACATTCATTACTAGCTACTCAAGTTATTTCTCGGATTCGTGAAGCCGTTCAAATAGAACTTTCCTTAAATAACCTGTTTGAAGAACCTACAGTAGCTGGCATATCTGCTATAGTAGAGAAAAAACTTTTAACAACCCAAAAACAACAGATAACAAATAGTGATATTGTGGGTGAGCGAGAGGAGATAAAGCTATGA
- a CDS encoding amino acid adenylation domain-containing protein — protein MENPQATVDELPFLNAAERNQLLTEWNNTATEYPTDKCIHQLFEQQVERTPSAVAVVFENQQLTYEQLNQTANQLAHHLQTLGVGSEVLVGICVERSIEMVVGLLGILKAGGAYVPLDPSYPQERLSYMLADSGVEVLLTHSELLSSLPSHTARVVCLDSDCSAIEQHSQENLDVRVGADNLAYVIYTSGSTGLPKGAMNTHQGIRNRLLWMQDAYQLTSSDRVLQKTPFSFDVSVWEFFWPLLTGARIVIAKPEGHKDSTYLVNLISTQQITTIHFVPSMLQVFLQEPNCGNCSCLKRVICSGEALPFELTERFFEHFECELHNLYGPTEAAIDVTFWQCQIQENRQLVPIGRPIANTQVYILDKHLQAVPIGVPGELYIGGDGLARGYLNRPELTSEKFIPNPFCDRKSERLYKTGDLARYDNDANIEFLGRIDHQVKIRGFRIELGEIESVLNTHPQIQQTVVIATTDISDNKRLVAYIVSEDELLTTKQLSEFLFSKLPEYMVPSAFVILDTLPLTPNGKVDRKALPAPDKEINREDKYVAPRTPSEEIIANIFASVLNIQTVGINDNFFTLGGHSLLATQLISRLRVAFDVKIELRAVFSSPTVAQLEQTLTQLRTSDRGLSLPPIQPRTQSEELPLSFAQDRLWFLNQLEEASAIYNISGAVRISGNLDINALQQALSEIVRRHEILRTSFLTVNGKLIQVIHPQATMNIKVVDLQQLEVTERETVLQQQAQLDATTPFDLEIVPLIKCTLVQLHTEKYVLLLNMHHIVSDGWSMGVFIQELSSLYQAFYAGESSPLTELPIQYADFAVWQRQWLSGEVLKTQLSYWLSQLHDAPSQLQLPTDRPRPSVQTYQGTTQNFSLNTELTQKLQSLSRESGTTLFMTLLAAFATLLYRYSGESDILIGSPIANRNRSEIESLIGFFVNTLVLRTSFEDNPSFQNLLAQVRETTLKAYEHQDVPFEQVVEALQPQRSLSHSPLFQVMFVLQNAPMSELELPGCTWCELNLESTIARFDLTLTITETSQGLVGSWEYNTDLFDGSTIERMAAHFQNLLSAIVENPQATVDELPFLNAAERNQLLTEWNNTATEYPTDKCIHQLFEQQVERTPSAVAVVFENQQLTYEQLNQTANQLAHHLQTLGVGPEVLVGICVERSIEMVVGVLGILKAGGTYVPLDPTYTVERLSFILEDVQSPVLLTQESLLDSLPSSWAQVICLDSDWKTITHCSKENLISGVVPSNLAYVMYTSGSTGQPKGVTVRHSGVVRLVKQTNYVNLTEEEIFLQLAPFSFDAATFEIWGCLLNGARLVVMPPNIPSLMELGRSIRQYQVTTLWLTAGLFQQMVDQQIQDLKLVRQLLAGGDALSVAHVQKVSCQLENCQLINCYGPTENTTFTCCYSVTQAAKLGNTVPIGRAIANTQVYILDRNLQPVPVGVAGELYIGGDGLACGYLNRPELTAEKFLPNPFDCQPGTRLYTTGDLGRYLASGNIEFLGRMDSQVKIRGFRIELGEIEAVLDQHPEVRSTVVMVREDVPQDKRLVAYLVLHQEQTLTVSDLRHFLKQKLPEYMMPTAFVFLTALPLTPNGKVDRRALPVPESRRELEVGFVAPRNPTEEMLAGIWADVLGVEQVGIHDNFFELGGHSLLATQVITRLSEAFSLELPLRSLFENSTIAQLAEVAVVQKIEQAESNILEQMLDEFDELSDDEVKQLLTQDH, from the coding sequence GTGGAAAATCCACAAGCAACTGTGGATGAATTACCCTTCTTGAATGCAGCCGAACGTAATCAGTTGTTAACCGAGTGGAATAATACTGCAACGGAATATCCCACTGATAAATGTATTCATCAGTTATTCGAGCAGCAGGTAGAGAGAACACCCTCAGCGGTGGCAGTGGTGTTTGAGAATCAGCAGTTGACCTACGAGCAATTAAATCAAACAGCCAACCAACTAGCACATCACCTGCAAACCCTTGGTGTGGGATCAGAAGTGCTCGTGGGGATTTGTGTAGAACGTTCGATTGAGATGGTGGTTGGACTGTTGGGGATACTTAAGGCCGGTGGTGCTTATGTACCCCTTGACCCTAGCTATCCTCAAGAACGGTTGAGTTATATGTTGGCGGATTCGGGTGTGGAGGTGTTGCTTACTCACTCTGAGTTGTTGTCATCTTTGCCATCACATACTGCACGGGTGGTTTGTTTGGATAGTGATTGTTCTGCAATTGAGCAACACAGTCAGGAGAATCTTGATGTTAGGGTAGGTGCGGATAATTTGGCTTATGTCATCTACACTTCTGGTTCTACTGGACTACCGAAGGGAGCAATGAATACCCACCAGGGAATTCGCAATCGTTTACTATGGATGCAAGACGCTTATCAATTAACGAGTAGCGATCGCGTTTTGCAAAAAACTCCTTTCAGCTTTGATGTTTCAGTGTGGGAGTTTTTCTGGCCCTTACTAACTGGAGCAAGGATTGTAATCGCTAAACCAGAAGGACATAAAGATAGTACTTATTTAGTCAACCTAATTTCTACTCAGCAAATTACGACGATACATTTTGTACCATCCATGCTTCAAGTTTTTCTGCAAGAACCCAACTGTGGAAATTGCAGTTGCTTGAAGCGAGTCATTTGTAGTGGAGAAGCACTACCGTTTGAACTTACTGAACGCTTCTTTGAGCACTTTGAATGTGAACTTCACAATCTTTATGGACCAACAGAAGCAGCGATTGATGTAACTTTTTGGCAATGTCAGATCCAAGAAAATCGTCAGCTAGTCCCCATCGGTCGCCCCATTGCCAACACCCAAGTTTATATCCTAGACAAACACCTCCAAGCAGTACCCATAGGCGTACCCGGAGAATTGTACATTGGAGGCGATGGTTTAGCCAGAGGCTACCTCAACCGCCCAGAACTAACTAGCGAAAAATTCATCCCAAATCCTTTCTGCGATCGCAAATCCGAACGCCTTTACAAAACAGGGGATTTGGCTCGTTACGATAATGACGCTAACATTGAATTTCTTGGTCGCATTGACCATCAGGTAAAGATTCGCGGCTTCCGTATCGAACTTGGGGAAATCGAATCCGTCCTCAATACCCATCCCCAAATTCAACAAACGGTAGTCATTGCCACAACAGATATCTCGGATAACAAACGTTTAGTAGCATATATAGTCAGTGAAGATGAATTACTCACCACCAAGCAACTAAGTGAATTCCTCTTTTCAAAGCTACCAGAATATATGGTGCCTTCTGCCTTTGTCATTTTAGACACCCTACCTTTAACACCCAACGGCAAAGTAGACCGTAAAGCACTACCAGCACCTGATAAAGAAATTAACCGAGAAGATAAATACGTAGCACCACGTACACCATCTGAAGAAATAATAGCCAACATCTTCGCTTCTGTTCTAAATATCCAAACAGTAGGCATCAACGACAACTTCTTTACCTTAGGGGGACATTCCTTACTAGCAACCCAATTAATTTCCCGACTCAGAGTAGCCTTTGATGTAAAAATAGAACTAAGGGCAGTTTTTTCTTCTCCTACCGTAGCTCAACTAGAGCAAACATTAACTCAGTTACGCACTAGCGATCGGGGATTAAGTCTTCCCCCTATTCAACCAAGAACACAGAGCGAAGAATTACCCCTATCTTTTGCCCAAGATCGGCTGTGGTTTCTCAATCAACTAGAAGAAGCTTCTGCTATTTACAACATCTCAGGGGCAGTCCGTATAAGTGGAAACTTGGATATTAATGCCTTGCAACAAGCATTATCAGAAATAGTACGCCGCCACGAGATACTACGCACCAGCTTCCTAACTGTGAATGGCAAATTAATACAGGTAATTCACCCACAAGCCACCATGAACATCAAGGTGGTGGACTTACAGCAATTAGAAGTTACAGAACGGGAAACTGTCCTACAGCAACAAGCACAACTGGATGCAACTACCCCCTTTGACTTAGAGATAGTACCACTAATTAAGTGTACTTTAGTACAGTTACATACTGAAAAATATGTATTATTACTGAATATGCACCACATTGTCTCTGATGGTTGGTCAATGGGGGTATTCATTCAAGAACTATCTAGTTTATATCAAGCTTTTTATGCAGGAGAATCATCCCCCTTAACAGAATTACCTATCCAGTATGCCGACTTTGCAGTTTGGCAGAGACAATGGTTGAGTGGAGAAGTCCTAAAAACTCAACTAAGTTACTGGCTTTCTCAATTGCATGATGCTCCATCCCAATTACAATTACCTACTGACCGTCCTCGTCCAAGTGTGCAAACTTACCAGGGTACTACCCAAAATTTTAGTTTAAATACTGAACTGACACAGAAGTTACAAAGCCTGTCTCGGGAATCGGGTACAACCTTATTTATGACCCTGCTGGCAGCGTTTGCCACTTTACTATATCGTTACAGTGGTGAATCAGATATTTTAATTGGTTCACCAATTGCTAATCGTAACCGCAGTGAAATAGAGTCACTGATTGGCTTTTTTGTGAATACCTTGGTGTTGAGAACCAGTTTTGAAGATAATCCCAGTTTTCAGAACTTACTAGCACAAGTCAGGGAAACTACACTCAAAGCTTATGAACATCAAGATGTACCTTTTGAACAGGTAGTTGAGGCATTGCAACCACAACGCTCCTTAAGTCATTCTCCCCTGTTCCAGGTGATGTTTGTATTGCAGAATGCACCAATGAGCGAATTAGAATTACCTGGTTGTACCTGGTGTGAGTTAAATCTAGAAAGCACGATTGCTAGGTTTGATTTAACACTGACAATCACCGAAACCTCTCAGGGATTGGTAGGGTCATGGGAGTACAATACTGACTTATTTGATGGCAGCACCATCGAACGCATGGCAGCTCATTTCCAGAACTTGCTGTCAGCAATTGTGGAAAATCCACAAGCAACTGTGGATGAATTACCCTTCTTGAATGCAGCCGAACGTAATCAGTTGTTAACCGAGTGGAATAATACTGCAACGGAATATCCCACTGATAAATGTATTCATCAGTTATTCGAGCAGCAGGTAGAGAGAACACCCTCAGCGGTGGCAGTGGTGTTTGAGAATCAGCAGTTGACCTACGAGCAATTAAATCAAACAGCCAACCAACTAGCACATCACCTGCAAACCCTTGGTGTGGGACCAGAAGTGCTCGTGGGGATTTGTGTAGAACGTTCGATTGAGATGGTAGTGGGAGTATTAGGCATCCTCAAAGCGGGTGGGACTTATGTGCCACTAGACCCGACCTATACTGTTGAACGTCTATCCTTTATATTAGAGGACGTTCAATCACCAGTGCTGTTGACCCAAGAGTCTTTGCTAGACTCACTACCATCCTCCTGGGCACAAGTGATTTGTCTAGACTCAGATTGGAAAACTATCACTCATTGTAGTAAAGAGAATCTTATCAGTGGTGTGGTTCCAAGTAACTTAGCTTATGTGATGTATACCTCAGGTTCTACAGGTCAGCCTAAGGGAGTGACGGTGAGACATAGCGGGGTTGTACGCTTAGTCAAACAAACCAACTATGTCAATTTGACCGAAGAGGAAATTTTTCTACAACTGGCTCCTTTCTCATTCGACGCAGCAACTTTTGAGATTTGGGGTTGCTTACTCAATGGTGCACGGTTAGTAGTGATGCCGCCAAATATACCATCTTTGATGGAGTTGGGACGAAGCATTAGGCAATACCAAGTCACTACCTTGTGGCTGACAGCTGGTCTATTTCAGCAGATGGTAGATCAGCAAATCCAGGATTTAAAGCTTGTACGTCAGCTTTTAGCTGGAGGTGATGCTTTATCGGTGGCTCACGTTCAAAAAGTTTCGTGTCAGCTAGAAAATTGTCAGTTGATCAACTGTTATGGTCCGACGGAGAATACAACTTTCACCTGTTGCTACTCGGTGACACAAGCAGCCAAGTTAGGTAACACAGTTCCCATCGGTCGCGCGATCGCTAACACCCAAGTTTATATTTTAGATCGGAATTTACAACCAGTGCCTGTTGGGGTTGCAGGCGAGTTGTACATTGGCGGCGACGGCTTGGCTTGTGGCTACCTCAATCGGCCAGAGTTGACAGCAGAAAAATTCCTACCCAATCCGTTTGATTGCCAACCAGGAACAAGGTTGTATACAACGGGGGATCTAGGACGTTATCTTGCTTCGGGGAATATCGAGTTCTTGGGGCGCATGGACTCGCAGGTGAAAATTCGTGGCTTCCGCATTGAACTAGGTGAGATAGAGGCAGTGCTCGATCAACACCCAGAAGTGCGCTCAACTGTAGTTATGGTGCGGGAAGATGTACCACAGGATAAACGCTTAGTTGCCTACCTAGTTTTGCACCAAGAACAGACGCTAACAGTGAGTGACCTGCGTCACTTCCTCAAGCAAAAACTGCCAGAGTACATGATGCCAACTGCATTTGTGTTCTTGACAGCCTTACCACTGACTCCTAACGGCAAAGTAGACCGTCGTGCATTACCAGTACCTGAATCTCGTCGGGAATTAGAAGTTGGGTTTGTGGCCCCACGCAATCCCACTGAAGAAATGTTAGCAGGCATCTGGGCTGATGTGCTGGGAGTAGAGCAAGTGGGGATTCACGATAACTTCTTTGAACTTGGGGGGCATTCTTTACTCGCTACTCAAGTTATTACTCGGTTGAGCGAAGCATTTTCCCTTGAATTGCCTTTGCGTAGCTTGTTTGAAAACTCTACCATCGCCCAGCTAGCTGAAGTAGCCGTTGTCCAAAAAATTGAGCAAGCAGAAAGTAACATACTAGAGCAAATGTTAGACGAGTTCGACGAGTTATCAGATGACGAAGTAAAGCAACTGCTCACACAAGACCATTAA